A genomic window from Deltaproteobacteria bacterium IMCC39524 includes:
- the cimA gene encoding citramalate synthase, translated as MSRVFLYDTTLRDGTQAEDVSFLVADKIRIAQKLDELGIDYIEGGWPGSNPKDIAFFKDVKKITLNHAKVAAFGSTRRAKTTPDKDNNIQTLIQAEPDTVTIFGKTWDFHVREALRIGLEENLELIYDSLAYLKKNVPEVIYDAEHFFDGYKANPEYAIKTLEAAQQAGVDCIVMCDTNGGSLPYEVSSIIKQVKKSIKTPLGIHAHNDSECAVANSLVAVEQGAVHVQGTINGFGERCGNANLCSIIPALRLKMGHDCVSDEQMQNLRITSRYIYELANLVPNKHQPYVGNSAFAHKGGVHVSAIQRHPETYEHMRPEKIGNMTRILVSDLSGRSNILAKAEQFNINLDSKDPVTLEILEDIKKLENQGFQFEGAEASFELLMRRAMGELRNFFSVIGFRVIDTKRHEDEMPTSEATIQIKVGGRIEHTAAEGNGPVNALDHALRKALEQFYPQLKETKLLDYKVRVLPAGKGTASVTRVLIESGDKNSRWGTVGVSNNIIEASYHALVDALQYKLMRDYAG; from the coding sequence ATGAGTAGAGTTTTTCTGTACGACACAACGCTGCGTGACGGAACGCAGGCTGAAGATGTTTCTTTTCTTGTAGCTGACAAGATTCGCATTGCACAGAAGCTTGACGAACTCGGCATTGACTATATTGAGGGCGGTTGGCCTGGTTCCAACCCGAAGGATATCGCTTTTTTTAAGGACGTAAAAAAAATCACCCTCAATCATGCCAAGGTTGCGGCTTTTGGTTCGACTCGTCGGGCCAAAACAACCCCTGATAAAGACAACAACATCCAGACGCTGATACAGGCAGAGCCTGATACTGTTACGATTTTTGGTAAGACCTGGGATTTCCATGTGCGCGAAGCCTTGCGTATCGGCCTCGAGGAAAACCTCGAGTTGATCTACGATTCTTTGGCTTACCTGAAAAAGAATGTTCCGGAGGTCATTTATGACGCTGAACACTTCTTTGATGGTTACAAGGCCAACCCTGAATACGCGATAAAAACACTCGAGGCCGCGCAGCAGGCAGGTGTCGACTGTATTGTCATGTGCGACACCAACGGCGGCTCTCTGCCTTACGAAGTGTCGAGCATTATCAAGCAGGTAAAGAAGAGTATCAAGACACCGCTCGGCATTCATGCCCATAATGACAGTGAGTGTGCTGTTGCGAACTCCCTTGTTGCTGTTGAGCAAGGTGCTGTTCATGTTCAGGGTACAATTAATGGCTTTGGTGAGCGTTGCGGTAACGCCAACCTCTGCTCGATTATTCCTGCCTTGAGACTAAAGATGGGTCACGACTGCGTTTCGGATGAGCAGATGCAGAATCTACGTATTACTTCACGCTATATCTACGAACTTGCCAACCTGGTGCCCAACAAACACCAACCTTACGTCGGTAACTCTGCTTTTGCTCACAAAGGGGGGGTGCACGTTTCGGCAATTCAACGTCATCCTGAAACTTACGAACATATGCGCCCGGAGAAAATCGGCAATATGACCCGGATCCTGGTTTCAGACCTGTCCGGTCGTTCAAATATTCTGGCCAAGGCTGAGCAGTTTAATATTAATCTGGACAGCAAAGACCCTGTCACTCTGGAAATTCTTGAAGATATTAAAAAACTTGAGAATCAGGGCTTTCAATTTGAGGGCGCGGAGGCATCGTTTGAACTGCTGATGAGACGTGCCATGGGAGAGCTGCGTAACTTCTTCTCGGTTATTGGCTTCAGGGTTATCGACACGAAACGGCATGAAGATGAGATGCCGACCTCGGAAGCGACAATCCAGATCAAGGTTGGTGGTCGTATTGAGCATACGGCTGCCGAAGGCAACGGACCCGTTAATGCTCTTGATCATGCCCTTCGCAAGGCTCTTGAACAGTTTTACCCGCAGTTGAAAGAGACTAAACTCCTCGATTATAAGGTGCGTGTGCTACCCGCAGGAAAGGGGACTGCCTCAGTGACGCGTGTCCTGATCGAATCAGGCGACAAAAACTCTCGTTGGGGAACGGTTGGTGTCAGCAACAATATTATAGAGGCCTCTTATCACGCACTGGTCGATGCTCTGCAGTATAAGCTGATGCGCGATTATGCAGGCTAG
- a CDS encoding helix-hairpin-helix domain-containing protein, whose amino-acid sequence MQARLFPQAPPALFVSAVFVFLFLLLSRESSIVDDFPAFLPLSDNYFYVELSGKIDVPGVYQINDGLLSAGVIDLTNEDVEDILLRPLEWASPLQKGENIEIIEKEQKISSFRRDWMPASHRVSMGVPLHPDRMSFDDWQFLPGIGEVLARRLELDRQENGEFVSLEGLLRVKGVGLKSIERWRIFFCDM is encoded by the coding sequence ATGCAGGCTAGGCTTTTTCCTCAGGCGCCGCCAGCACTCTTTGTGTCGGCGGTGTTTGTTTTTCTTTTCCTGCTTTTGAGCCGGGAGTCTTCCATTGTGGATGATTTTCCGGCTTTTTTGCCTTTATCTGACAATTATTTTTATGTTGAGTTGTCAGGAAAGATCGATGTCCCAGGAGTGTATCAAATTAATGACGGTTTGCTTTCTGCCGGCGTCATTGATTTGACGAATGAAGATGTAGAGGATATTTTATTGAGACCTCTTGAATGGGCCAGCCCTCTTCAAAAGGGTGAAAATATTGAAATCATAGAAAAAGAACAGAAAATCAGTTCTTTTAGACGAGATTGGATGCCCGCCAGTCATCGCGTGTCTATGGGAGTTCCCCTGCACCCCGATCGCATGAGTTTCGATGATTGGCAGTTTTTGCCAGGCATTGGTGAAGTTTTGGCGCGACGGTTGGAATTAGACCGTCAGGAAAATGGCGAATTTGTGAGTTTGGAAGGCCTTCTCAGGGTCAAGGGCGTTGGTTTGAAAAGTATCGAAAGGTGGCGCATCTTTTTTTGTGACATGTAA
- a CDS encoding 2-oxo acid dehydrogenase subunit E2 has product MSTHDSDAPVSTATDSEGVKAVRIRRLIERKMVESWQNKPHFSVTVAVDMTDIIRFRKDLGITINDFIMAASSAALKEHPWVNSHWIDGEAVEQEEINLAVAVATEGGLFYPVIQNVEKLSLKQLGESAKALAEKAHLGQLSDEDQEGGTFTISNMGMLGVESFVAIITPPQAAVLAVGTVKGEVVVDEHEELVVAPMVRVTLSADHRILDGADAAEFLDSLKSYLEAPVTLIAGTCFDEA; this is encoded by the coding sequence ATGTCAACTCATGATAGTGATGCACCCGTATCAACCGCAACTGATTCAGAGGGTGTTAAAGCAGTAAGAATTCGTCGTTTGATTGAACGTAAAATGGTTGAGAGTTGGCAGAATAAGCCACATTTTTCTGTGACCGTTGCCGTTGATATGACGGATATCATTCGTTTTCGTAAAGATCTCGGCATTACGATCAATGACTTCATTATGGCCGCTTCTTCCGCAGCGCTCAAAGAACACCCCTGGGTGAACAGCCACTGGATCGACGGTGAAGCTGTTGAGCAAGAGGAGATAAACCTGGCTGTGGCCGTTGCAACCGAAGGTGGCCTCTTCTATCCGGTTATTCAAAATGTTGAAAAACTTTCCCTGAAGCAACTTGGCGAGTCTGCCAAGGCCCTTGCAGAAAAGGCACATCTTGGCCAGCTATCTGATGAAGATCAGGAGGGTGGGACCTTTACGATCAGCAATATGGGGATGTTGGGTGTCGAGTCCTTTGTCGCAATTATTACACCGCCTCAGGCGGCTGTCCTCGCTGTTGGTACTGTCAAAGGTGAAGTTGTGGTTGATGAACATGAAGAGTTGGTGGTGGCGCCCATGGTGCGTGTCACCCTCTCCGCCGATCATCGAATTCTTGATGGCGCTGATGCTGCCGAGTTCCTCGATTCACTGAAAAGTTACCTTGAGGCTCCAGTGACTCTGATTGCCGGAACCTGCTTCGACGAGGCGTGA
- a CDS encoding PAS domain-containing sensor histidine kinase, producing the protein MTFVAPSLRPDFVNDVPLASHEELEHQASFFDGAFLTRHLLDVMPGMVLVLNNYRQIIFTNRAFYHLSGRPETESLVGLLVGDVLQCHVALDKDAVCGTTDSCETCGALVAMLSGLSGVDSVQECTLTQRDGIVAQHLTLRVWSAPLCFGGEEFVVLAGTDVSHERRRLALERTFFHDILNLVASIQGFAELMEIDESVDPMMVSRRIQSASQKVIEEIDAQRVLLAVEKGELKVDNHVLTSLDVLKDVIELYEGQEISRKRILKVGDNVTRASFVSDATLLRRILGNMVKNALEASPEGYTVTLGVDKSAAGFNFWVHNATVISASYHQRIFQRDFSTKGSGRGLGTYSMKLLGRFLSGDVSFESSPESGTRFTLSLPDVCPETC; encoded by the coding sequence ATGACTTTCGTTGCACCCTCTCTCAGACCTGATTTCGTCAATGACGTCCCTCTCGCTTCTCACGAAGAGCTGGAACATCAGGCCTCCTTTTTCGATGGTGCGTTCCTAACCAGGCACTTGCTGGATGTCATGCCGGGGATGGTCCTCGTACTCAACAACTATCGTCAAATCATATTTACAAACCGAGCATTCTATCATCTTTCCGGAAGGCCTGAGACTGAAAGCCTGGTTGGCCTGCTGGTAGGTGATGTCCTGCAGTGCCATGTGGCGCTCGACAAAGACGCCGTTTGTGGTACGACGGATTCTTGTGAGACCTGCGGGGCTTTGGTTGCAATGCTTTCCGGTTTGTCCGGTGTGGATAGTGTCCAAGAGTGTACTCTCACTCAGCGTGATGGGATTGTCGCTCAGCACTTGACACTGCGAGTCTGGTCAGCTCCACTTTGTTTTGGTGGTGAAGAGTTTGTTGTGCTGGCTGGCACCGATGTGAGTCACGAACGTCGACGTTTGGCTTTAGAACGTACTTTTTTTCACGATATTCTCAACCTCGTTGCCAGCATTCAAGGCTTTGCAGAACTTATGGAGATTGATGAGAGTGTAGATCCTATGATGGTGAGTCGCCGTATTCAGTCGGCATCGCAAAAGGTTATCGAGGAGATTGATGCCCAGCGCGTGTTGTTGGCGGTAGAGAAGGGTGAACTGAAGGTGGACAACCATGTCCTGACTAGCCTGGATGTGTTGAAAGATGTGATTGAGCTTTACGAAGGGCAGGAAATTTCCCGTAAGCGTATCCTGAAAGTCGGCGATAACGTGACCAGGGCGTCATTTGTCAGTGATGCCACTCTGCTGCGCCGTATCCTTGGTAATATGGTGAAAAATGCACTGGAGGCGTCTCCCGAAGGCTATACGGTGACTCTGGGTGTTGATAAAAGCGCTGCCGGCTTCAACTTCTGGGTTCATAACGCAACAGTTATTTCGGCCTCCTACCATCAGCGTATTTTCCAACGTGATTTTTCCACAAAAGGTTCAGGTCGAGGTCTTGGAACCTATAGTATGAAACTTCTTGGACGCTTCCTCTCCGGTGATGTGAGTTTTGAGTCCTCTCCTGAAAGCGGAACACGGTTTACCTTAAGCTTGCCAGATGTTTGCCCTGAAACGTGCTGA
- a CDS encoding universal stress protein — MTRNIKNILFATDFSDSSQQAADYAVTLAHLTDAKLHVLHVINELDEHQRVMIPREAFLVLEKEVEVQAVKELEKFCREQTEGLSTVTHAVVGAPFKVILEMGGKVNADLIVMGTHGRTGIEHVIVGSTAERVVRRSKIPVLTVRCED; from the coding sequence ATGACACGAAACATCAAAAACATTCTCTTCGCAACGGATTTTTCCGATTCATCGCAGCAGGCAGCTGACTATGCTGTAACCCTTGCGCACCTTACTGACGCTAAATTACATGTCCTGCACGTCATAAACGAACTGGATGAGCACCAACGCGTCATGATCCCCAGAGAGGCCTTTCTGGTTCTTGAAAAAGAAGTTGAGGTTCAAGCCGTCAAGGAGCTGGAGAAGTTCTGCAGGGAACAAACGGAAGGGTTGAGCACCGTAACTCATGCCGTCGTTGGCGCCCCATTCAAAGTCATTCTGGAGATGGGAGGCAAGGTGAATGCCGATCTAATCGTTATGGGAACCCATGGTCGCACCGGAATCGAGCATGTGATCGTCGGCAGCACTGCTGAACGAGTCGTCAGGCGGTCTAAGATCCCTGTTCTCACGGTTCGCTGTGAAGACTAA
- a CDS encoding TRAP transporter fused permease subunit yields the protein MAIELQEDLKDLSPAEQEKLKKLMEKDSKSYRSPTGIFKWLVAVLGGGMVLFYFYTAGLAAVGTQYHRGVYVFVTYVLVFLLYPAGTTRMRIPLSLVIGSIISAAIAGLVFFESIDAFHAELVSVNMGLIGAILLGGAVIGASATFIDSSLMKKWPNNPTLSDILYALTAAGVVYYWIHEFEVLNYRAGAETHLDAMISIVGIVLSLEVCRRVLGWSMTFVGLGMFIYGYLGPIFPEIIAHRGFGIERLCTALYLTTNGVFGVMANVLATYVILFIFFGAFLHKSGAGKFFIDFPLALAGRSTGGPAKVAVIASAFFGSVSGSAIANTVSTGAFTIPLMKRAGFRPHVAGAIEPSASIGGMFLPPVMGAGGFLMAELTETSYAYIMMIAIFPALLYFFSVFCMIHFEAKKQGIKGIDDDEFPHWKDVLKKQWYYSLPLIIITILMVIGKSPGMAAFWSALSCIVVSWVRQDREVSFRDRLIFVPVAILFIMIVALGYIELPFQTLFGFKIQFFVTLSATIWCLLVSAFRKDILMDLKGIWEAILTGANNTLIIGATLGVIGIIVGTISLTGIGLKFSDIIISLASGNLLAAIFLVALASLVLGMGVPVTAAYLITAVLAVPPLMEMGVPLLCAHMIVYWFSQDSNITPPVCVAAYAGAAIAGSDPWKTGWTSFKFAKLLYVMPILFAFTPAILFQPHTANVKVPTLADDLPFASVLSVEVREGGTIVAGDTVVRIMVGDEIIDIKAERGGNVTEVKTFAGGMVNPGETIIEAVDPATGWQTISSFWSAFLGTIAFSATTMMFWFRRTTIPEWLLLAVGTLFLYWPTLVSDGIGLVLVGLVIFMQIAKNKKEFGSAIAPS from the coding sequence ATGGCTATAGAACTCCAGGAAGATTTAAAAGACCTCTCTCCCGCAGAGCAGGAAAAATTAAAAAAATTAATGGAAAAGGATTCCAAGTCCTACCGTTCACCAACCGGCATCTTTAAATGGCTGGTTGCAGTGCTCGGCGGTGGCATGGTTCTATTCTATTTTTACACGGCGGGTTTAGCCGCTGTTGGGACCCAGTATCACCGCGGGGTCTATGTTTTTGTTACCTATGTGTTGGTCTTCCTGCTTTACCCCGCAGGCACGACGAGAATGCGCATTCCGCTTTCTTTAGTCATAGGCAGCATCATTTCTGCCGCGATTGCAGGGCTTGTTTTTTTTGAATCGATTGATGCATTCCATGCTGAGTTAGTAAGTGTCAATATGGGCTTGATAGGCGCTATTCTGTTGGGTGGTGCCGTCATTGGAGCAAGCGCAACCTTTATCGACAGCAGCCTCATGAAGAAATGGCCAAACAATCCAACTCTTTCTGACATCCTTTACGCTTTGACAGCGGCGGGCGTCGTCTACTACTGGATCCATGAATTTGAAGTTCTCAATTACCGGGCTGGCGCAGAGACTCATCTCGATGCCATGATCAGCATCGTCGGGATCGTCCTTTCACTTGAGGTCTGCCGACGAGTTCTTGGCTGGTCGATGACTTTTGTTGGCCTCGGCATGTTTATCTACGGTTATCTCGGGCCCATTTTTCCGGAAATTATCGCCCATCGTGGCTTCGGCATTGAGCGTCTGTGTACCGCACTTTATCTGACAACCAACGGGGTGTTCGGGGTCATGGCCAACGTTTTGGCAACCTACGTCATTCTGTTTATCTTCTTCGGTGCCTTTCTGCACAAATCGGGCGCGGGCAAGTTCTTCATAGACTTTCCCCTGGCATTGGCCGGTCGCAGCACCGGTGGGCCGGCAAAGGTTGCCGTTATTGCCTCTGCTTTCTTTGGTTCGGTTTCCGGCAGCGCTATCGCCAATACAGTTTCCACAGGAGCCTTTACCATACCGCTGATGAAACGGGCCGGCTTCAGGCCCCACGTTGCCGGAGCCATCGAGCCATCTGCGTCAATCGGCGGCATGTTCCTGCCTCCGGTTATGGGCGCCGGCGGCTTCCTGATGGCCGAGCTGACCGAAACATCATATGCCTACATCATGATGATCGCCATCTTCCCTGCCCTGCTCTACTTCTTCTCGGTCTTCTGCATGATTCACTTCGAAGCCAAGAAACAAGGAATCAAGGGGATTGACGACGATGAATTTCCGCACTGGAAGGACGTCTTGAAAAAACAGTGGTATTACTCCCTTCCATTAATCATCATCACGATCCTAATGGTCATAGGAAAATCCCCCGGGATGGCTGCTTTCTGGTCTGCACTCTCATGTATTGTCGTAAGCTGGGTAAGGCAGGACAGGGAAGTCTCGTTCAGGGACAGGTTGATTTTTGTACCTGTTGCGATCCTGTTTATTATGATTGTTGCTCTCGGTTATATCGAGCTTCCGTTTCAAACATTGTTCGGATTTAAAATCCAATTTTTCGTTACTTTGTCAGCAACAATCTGGTGTCTGCTGGTCAGTGCTTTCCGTAAAGACATTTTGATGGATCTGAAAGGTATCTGGGAGGCAATCCTGACCGGCGCCAACAACACCCTGATCATCGGTGCGACACTCGGCGTCATCGGCATTATCGTCGGAACCATTTCCTTAACCGGAATCGGCCTCAAGTTCTCCGACATCATCATCTCGCTGGCCAGTGGTAATCTGCTTGCGGCAATCTTTCTGGTCGCCCTTGCTTCGCTGGTGCTTGGTATGGGAGTTCCGGTCACAGCAGCCTACCTGATCACTGCAGTGTTGGCAGTGCCGCCACTGATGGAAATGGGCGTCCCCTTGCTCTGCGCACACATGATCGTTTACTGGTTCAGCCAGGATTCGAACATTACTCCGCCAGTCTGCGTCGCAGCCTATGCAGGAGCTGCAATTGCCGGATCTGATCCTTGGAAAACCGGCTGGACCAGCTTCAAGTTCGCCAAGCTGCTATATGTCATGCCGATTCTCTTTGCGTTCACTCCGGCAATCCTGTTCCAGCCTCACACGGCAAACGTCAAGGTCCCAACACTCGCCGATGACTTGCCCTTCGCATCGGTGCTCTCTGTTGAGGTTAGAGAGGGAGGCACTATTGTAGCTGGCGACACAGTGGTCAGGATCATGGTTGGTGACGAAATTATCGATATCAAAGCCGAACGTGGTGGCAACGTAACTGAGGTCAAAACCTTCGCTGGCGGCATGGTCAACCCAGGCGAAACTATTATTGAAGCCGTTGATCCTGCGACGGGATGGCAGACAATTTCTTCTTTCTGGTCCGCATTCCTGGGCACGATTGCTTTCTCGGCAACCACCATGATGTTCTGGTTCAGGCGCACCACCATTCCGGAGTGGTTACTTTTAGCCGTCGGCACGCTGTTCCTTTACTGGCCGACTTTGGTGTCAGATGGAATTGGCCTCGTTTTGGTAGGCCTGGTAATCTTCATGCAAATCGCAAAAAACAAGAAAGAGTTTGGCTCTGCCATTGCTCCGTCATAA
- a CDS encoding TAXI family TRAP transporter solute-binding subunit produces MKKAKRLLSLVSAIALVAAFALPTTGFAEKTRLGFGGGPEGGTFQYFSNGIASRLSKMLDNVEVSNMASAGSVENARRVNSGEIDFGISYSGDTYLARNGRLTNDTNKYPNIHAMAFLYGAPAHLIVLEKSGINSIADLKGKRIAVGGAGSGAAAAAQRFFGAIGLWDNMNVEYIGYSKAAAAIGDGLIDAMWVFAGFPNSSVIQAAASNKIKILSTWETGEKGGAFEAYPFYAPITIPAGTYSGVDYDVMSFQDSALWVANKDVAPEHVYNALANIYTKEGLSYMVKVKSTAKAMSVKGALTGIVTPVHAGAQKYWKEQGLTLTADQMGQ; encoded by the coding sequence ATGAAAAAAGCAAAGCGTCTACTCTCTTTGGTCAGTGCAATCGCACTGGTCGCAGCATTTGCACTGCCCACCACGGGCTTCGCAGAAAAAACCCGTCTCGGCTTCGGCGGTGGTCCCGAAGGCGGCACCTTCCAGTACTTCTCAAACGGTATTGCTTCCCGTCTCTCTAAAATGCTGGACAATGTTGAAGTGTCCAACATGGCTTCTGCCGGTTCCGTTGAGAACGCTCGTCGCGTCAACTCAGGTGAAATTGATTTTGGCATCTCATACTCTGGCGACACCTACCTGGCCCGCAATGGCCGCCTGACGAACGACACCAACAAGTATCCCAACATCCATGCTATGGCTTTCCTCTATGGTGCTCCTGCTCACCTGATCGTTCTCGAGAAGAGTGGCATCAACTCGATTGCTGACCTCAAAGGCAAGCGCATCGCTGTTGGCGGCGCTGGCTCAGGTGCAGCTGCTGCCGCACAGCGCTTTTTTGGTGCCATTGGTCTGTGGGACAACATGAATGTTGAGTACATCGGCTACAGCAAAGCTGCTGCAGCGATCGGCGATGGCCTGATCGACGCCATGTGGGTTTTTGCCGGATTCCCCAACAGCTCAGTTATTCAGGCTGCAGCCAGCAACAAGATCAAGATCCTTTCTACTTGGGAAACAGGCGAAAAAGGTGGTGCCTTTGAGGCGTACCCTTTCTACGCACCGATTACTATTCCCGCAGGCACTTACAGTGGCGTTGATTATGATGTTATGTCATTCCAGGATTCCGCTCTTTGGGTTGCCAACAAAGACGTTGCCCCTGAGCATGTCTACAATGCCCTGGCAAACATCTACACCAAAGAAGGTCTCTCCTACATGGTCAAAGTTAAGAGCACAGCCAAAGCTATGTCGGTTAAAGGCGCCCTTACAGGTATCGTGACTCCGGTACATGCCGGCGCACAGAAGTACTGGAAAGAGCAAGGGCTCACGTTGACTGCGGATCAAATGGGTCAATAA